The Aminivibrio sp. sequence CCCGGAATCAGGATTGATCCTGCGGCCGCCCAGAAGGAAATGGGCGGCGAATAGATTTCGTTCCAGGCGCCTGACAACAGAAATACCACGCGAACTGCAGACAGCGGGTCCCATCAGAGGACAATGGATTCGTTCCGCCCGCCGAGGTTCCGGCTTAAATGCGGCTGTGAAGCTGTTTTTTATCCCGGGCCCGGTGTGCCCGGGATTTTTTTAATGCAATGAGGCAAGGAGGTGAGTACATGCCGGCACAAGTAAAATTTGAACAGGTTGAAGAACTTCGTGAAAGGCTGTCGAAGACCCAGGCGGTCTTCGTGGCTGAATACCGCGGAATGACCGTTGCCCAGATCACCGCTCTTCGGGCCCAGGTCCGCGCCGCTGGCGGCGAAATGAAGGTGGCCAAGAACACCCTCATGAAGATCGCCATGGAGCAGGAAGGGCTTACTGCTTTTCCTGATGAGATGGCTTACGGCCCTAACGTCTTCGCACTTGCCTACGGTGACCCCGTAGCGGTGGCCAAGGCACTCCGTGATTTTTCCAAGGAAAGGACCAACAAGTCTTTCGTTCTCAAGGGAGGCGCCCTGGGCCATTCCATTCTGGGAGCCGACCAGGTCAGCGCCCTTGCCGATCTTCCCAGCAAGGACGTCCTTATCGGACAGGTTGTTCGTACAATCGCAGCACCGATTTCCGGGTTCCTTTCGGTGCTCAACGGTCCCATTCGAGGACTGGCGACCTGCCTCAACCAGATCAAGGAAAAGAAGGAACAGGCTGCATAGCGGCGTAAGTCCGCGCCAAAACACCCATAAATTGCTGATACATATCCAAGGAGGATAAACAGAATGACCCGTGATGAAATGATTCAGGCTATTGAAACTATGACAGTTCTTGAGCTTTCCGAGCTTGTGAAAGCTCTTGAGGACAAATTTGGCGTGTCCGCTTCCGCTCCTGCGATGGCTATGCCCATGATGGCCATGCCCGGTGCGCCCGCTGCCGCCGTTGAAGAAGAGAAGACCGAGTTCGACGTGGTCTACAAGGCACCCGGCGCAAACAAGATCAACGTGATCAAGGTTGTCCGCGAGCTTACCGGCCTTGGCCTGAAGGAAGCCAAGGAACTCGTCGACAATCCTCCCAAGGCAGTCAAGGAAGGCGTCTCCAAGGAAGAAGCCGAAGAGGTAAAGAAGAAGCTTGTCGAGGCCGGCGCAGAAGTCGAAGTCAAGTAGTTTCTCTTTTCCGGTTTTCAGATATACTGAAGGCGACGCGTCCGTAGCGCCGCCTTCTTTTTACCCTATTGCCGGAGGTTTGCCATGATCGTCGACTGCCATGTCCATGTGTACCCGCCCGAAGTCATCCGGGATGCGAAAAAAATTGCCCGGACAGAGGAGCATTTTGCCCTTCTCATAGGGGGGAAGGTCCATAAATGGGCTGCGGCCGAAGATGTGGTGGAGCAAATGGACAGGGACGGGGTCGATGTTTCATGGATTTTCGGTTTTGCCTTCAAGGATCCGGGGCTGTGTGCACTGTGCAATGACTATGTCATCGAAGCGGTGCGAAAGTTTCCCGCTCGTTTCCGCGGCCTCGCGGTGGTTCCGCCGATGGCTCGGGGAAGTGACCGCGAGATCCTCCGGTGCAGGGAGGCGGGGCTTGTGGGCATAGGAGAGATTTTTCCCCAGGGACAGAACCTCGACATTGCGGATATCAGGCAAACCTGGCGCCTCGCTGGAGCCGCCCATGAGCTTGATATGTTCCTTATGTTCCATTCAGCGGAGCCGGTCGGTCATGACTATGCCGGCAAGGGCAACGTAGGCCCCAGGGAGGCGGCGGAATTCTGCGTCCATCATCCCGAGACCCGGGTGATTTTCGCCCATTTCGGAGGTGGGTTGTGGATGTACGAACTCATGCCCGAGATGAAGCTCTACCTTTCAAACGCCCGGTATGATTCCGCTGCGTGGCCCTGGCTCTACGAGCCCGCAGTTCTTTCCTCAATGGCTGCATCGGGTGTCGATGACAAGATTCTCTACGGTTCCGACTTCCCCATACTTTCCTTCCCGCGGTACAAAAAACTCCTTGATGCTTCCGGCGTCTCAGATGAGGCCTCAGCTCAATTTCTTTCAGGAAACGCCCTTTCCTTTCTTGGAGAGAATCGGAGATAGGCTACGACATCTGACAGAGAGCCAAGGGATTGAGGGAAAATCAGGGGCCTTGACAAAGGTTAGATGTCGAACTAATATTATTGCCATGGATAACATACAGCAGATCATCCGTCGTATCGGCGGAATCCATGATTCAATACACCGTTTCATCTCCGGATATATTGAGGAATGCGAGAAGGAATGTCTTGTACCTTCCCACGGAGAGCTCCTTACGGCCCTTTTTTCAGGCAGGGAGTTTACCATGGGAGACATTGCCCGAGAGATAGGGAAAACAAAGCCCACGGTCACCGTGCTTGTGGAAAAGCTTGTCCGATGCGGGTACGTCACCAGGGAAAGGGATGCCCGGGACGGCCGGGTTTCGTATATTCGGCTCACCGAAAAAGGCTGGGGGCTCAAGCCCGTTTTGGAAGATATCCTGAGTTCCCTCGAAAAGAGGTTTTTTTCAGGTTTTACTGTGCAGGAAAAGGACAGTCTGGAGAATATGCTGCTCCGGATTGAAGAAAATTCGAAGGAGGAGAAGAGAGTATGAAGGATTTTTTTGCGGCGGTGAAGGATCGGAGGACGTACTACGGTATTTCCAAGGCGAGCCCTGTTTCTGACGACAGGATAAAGGAGATAATTCGCTTCGCGGTGAAGCATGTTCCTTCGGCGTTCAATTCCCAGAGCGGAAGGGCGGTGCTCCTCCTCGGAAAATCCCACGACGATTTCTGGTCCATGGTGAAGGAATCCCTCAGGAAGATCGTCCCCGCGGACAAGTTTGCCCCCACGGAGGAAAAGATCGACGGGTTCGGAAACGGATACGGTACTGTGCTCTTTTTCGAGGACACGGGGCCGGTTAAAAATCTGCAGGAACAGTTCCCCGTCTATGCCGCCAATTTCCCTGTGTGGTCCGACCATGCGTCGGGGATGCTTCAGTATATTGTCTGGGCAGGGCTTGAGTCCGAGGGATTCGGAGCTTCGCTGCAGCATTACGCTCCGGTTGTGGAAGAGGATGTCCGAAAGAAATGGGACATCCCAGCCGAGTGGCGGCTGATAGCCCAGATGCCCTTCGGTGTTCCCGTCGCTGACCCCGGAGAAAAGGAGTTTCTTCCGCTGGATGACCGGGTTTGGATACGGGAGTGACGGGACCGCGGCATTGAAAAGCCCCGCGTCTCTGAAGACGCGGGGCTTTTTTCGGTTCAGGACTGGAAGAGCCCTCCAAGGACCGACTGCAGTGCTTCCCGGATATTCTTCTCGTTGCCCCTGAGACTGAAGGTGAGTTTGCCTCCTGTATGCTCCACCACAAGGCTGTATTCGAAGACATTCATCTCCTGATTCTTGTCGTAGACGAGTTTTTTGACCATGCGGACGGATCGGACCCGGGAGAGAGGTATGGCAATGGACTCCTTTCCCCGGGCAGCTATTTCTTCTACCGGCATGTCCCAATAATTCCTGACGTAATCATACCCGGAAGAAAGAACGGCTCCCCAGCGGCCGAAGAACCCTTTCCCTTCGGCTTTTGCTTTTGCAGCCGCTTCTTTCGCGAATGCCGAGGTTTCCTTCGGGTCTTCGTGGACGAAGAGCATCCTATCATCCGTTACAACGAGGGTGTAGACCGTATAACTGAACCAGCCGGTCTTTCTGCTCAGTGACGGCACGACTGCCCGGACTTTCTCTTCACTCATGGAGATCCCTCCCTGGAAAAAATTGCTTTTACATTACCCTAAAGTGTCGGAATCCGCCACAGGAATCCGCAGCCTAGACCTAAATCCGCAGGCTTTTCAGGCAGAGGGGGTGTCGCCGGGCATACGGAATTCCCCCTCCCCAGGGGCGAAGAGATCCCGCTCCGCGCTCTTTGCGGAGATATCCCCTCAGGCACCCTCCCGCCCAAGGGTGCGCCGGTGACGCTCCCCGCTGGGGTGCGGATTTAGGGCGGAAATTCTTGACTTGGCCGGCGAAAGGCTCATAATGGAAAAAAAGATGCCGACGGCTGTACGAAGATGAAGGAGAATTGAAATGGAGAGAAATGACGAAGCAAGACGAATAACCTTTCTGGGGCTCGTGATCAATCTTTTTCTTACAGCAGGGAAGTACTTTGCGGGCTATTTCGGCAGGAGTTCTGCCATGATCGCCGATGCTACCCATTCCCTGTCCGACCTGCTGACCGATCTCATAGTGTACTTCGGGCTCTCGGCGGCGGGGAAGCCTGCCGATTCCCACCACCCTTACGGTCACGGCAAGATCGAAGCCGTCCTTTCGGCCGTGTGCGGGATCTCTCTGCTTCTTGCGGCGGGAGGAATCTTCTTCTCCGGAGCTGCGCGGATTTGGTCTTTCCTGGTGAGGGGCGCGGAAATGCCCGGTCCCGGAATGATCGCCCTTGCAGCCGCTGCAGTTTCCGTTCTGCTGAAGGAATGGCTCTTCCGGTACACCATCGAGGGAGGGAGGAGGCTTCAGAGCAGCGCGTTGATTGCCAAGGCATGGGACCATAGGTCCGACGCCCTCTCCTCTGTGGGTACGCTGGTTGGAATTGCCGGGGCCTTTTTCGGAGGTGAACGGTGGCGTGTTCTCGACCCCTTGGCCGCCCTGGTGGTGAGCGTCTTCATCGTGACCGCGGCACTGCCCATCCTGAGGGACAGCCTTGACGAGCTCATCGAGGCTGCTCTCCCGGGGGAGCTTGAAAAGGAGCTCCAGTCCGCAATCGTTTCCGTGCCGGAGGTTCGTTCTTTCCACAAGCTGAAGACCCGAAGGATAGGAAGCTCCATTGCCGTGGACGTGCATATTCAGATGAACGGGGCCCTGTCTCTCAGCGAAGCCCATGAAATATCCCGGAGGGTTGAACATGAGATCTGGGAGATTTTCGGCCATGACGCCCATATTTCCCTCCACATGGAACCCGCCTCGCAGGCGGCGGGCCGGTAAGTTTTACGTTTTTGTCCTGTCTGCGCAAAAACAGAAAGTCGAAGCACTGTTCATTCCATTTCCCGCCAAGCAAAGGAGCGTTTTGAATTGATGGAAACCCAGTCCGCAAAAGGCCCTCATTTTATTGAACAGATCATCCTGGATGACCTGAAAAACGGTGTGGTGAAGGAAATCCGCACCCGTTTCCCTCCAGAGCCGAACGGATATCTCCATATCGGTCACGCCAAGTCCATCTGCCTGAACTTCGGTCTTGCGGAGCAGTTCGGGGGGACGTGCAATCTTCGTTTTGACGATACGAACCCAGCCAAGGAAGAGACGGAATACGTGGAGTCCATCATGCGGGATGTCCAGTGGCTCGGTTTCCGGTGGCACAAGCTGTGCTTCGCCTCAGATTACTTTCACCGGTTCCACGAATGGGCCCTCGAGCTGATCCGCACAGGAAAAGCCTACGTGGACCACCAGTCAGCCGACGAAATCCGGGAGACCCGGGGAACCCTCACTGCCCCTGGAAAAGAGTCTCCGTACAGAAACCGTACCGTGGACGAAAACCTGGCCCTTTTCGAAAGTATGAGACGGGGAGATTTCGAGGACGGCACCTGCGTCCTCCGGGCGAAGATCGACATGGGCCACCCCAACCTGAACATGAGAGACCCGGTGCTGTACCGCATTCTTCACAGACGCCACTTCCGGTCCGGGGACGAGTGGTGCATCTATCCCATGTATGATTTTGCCCACGGATACGAGGACGCCATCGAGGGAGTCACCCATTCCATCTGCACCCTCGAGTTCGAGGATCACAGACCCCTTTACGAGTGGCTGCTGGACAATGTTTCCGTTCCCTGCAAACCGAGGCAGTTCGAGTTCGCCCGGCTGAACCTCACCTATACGGTGATGAGCAAGCGTCTTCTGCTTACCCTGGTGAACGAAAAAATCGTCTCGGGCTGGGATGACCCGAGAATGCCTACCATCAGCGGCATACGCCGCAGGGGGTACACTCCCTCGGCTCTTCGTCGGTTCTGCCAGGAAATCGGCGTGTCAAAGTCCAACAGTATGGTGGACATCGAATTTCTGCAGTACATCATCCGGGAAGAGCTGAATTTGGAGGCCCGGCGGGCCATGGCGGTACTCAATCCTTTGAAGGTGGTCATAGAGAACTACCCTGAAGGACAAACCGAAATGCTCGAGGCGGAGAACAACCCGGAAAAGCCGGAGGACGGAACCAGACAGATACCCTTCTCCCGGGAGATTTTCATTGAACGGGACGATTTTATGGAAAACCCGCCGAAGAAATTCTTCCGTCTCTCTCCGGGAATGGAAGTGCGACTGAAGCACGCCTACCTTGTCACATGCACCGGCGTGATTAAAAAGGCGGATGGGGAAATCGTCGAACTACGCTGTACCTACGATCCCCGGAGCCGCGGCGGGGAGGCTCCCGACGGAAGGCGGGTCAAAGGCACCCTTCACTGGGTTTCGGTTCCTCATGCTGTGAAGGCGGAGGTTCGCCTGTATGACAACCTGTTCACCCTGCGGGACATGTCAGCCATGGAAGAGGGAAAAACCTTTCGGGATTACCTGAACCCCGATTCCCTGAAAGTGCTGGAGAACTGTTTCGTGGAGCCCGGGCCGGCAAAAGCCGGACCGTTGGAGACGTTCCAGTTCCTGCGACAGGGATATTTCTGTGTCGACCCTGATTCCACCCCGGAAAGACCGGTATTCAACCGCACCGTTGCCTTGAAGGATTCCTGGGCGAAGTTGGTGCGGAAAGAGCAGGCGGAATAATGAGGAACGGGAGGGGAAAATCCCCCTCCCGTTTTTTAAAGCGTCAGCTGTTTGATGTCCTCCAGCACCGTTTCTCCTTTGACCTTTTTTGCTTTCCCTCCTCCGATTTTTTCGCCCTTTGCCCCCACCTTCGCTTTGACGGACTGGTGTTGTTCCGAGGGCCTGAATACTGCTTTCAGAAGTACCGTGAGACCGGAGTAATTTGGTTTCTTCGGCAGATCGACCATTGCAAAAAAGTGATTGGAATTTACCCTGACCTTCACGGCAAACTTCTTGTTTCCTGGCCCGGAGGACCACGGAAGCCGGATGTCGAGGTGAACCATGGACCCCGGAGGAAGGTCGGTTTCTCCCCGGATGTGCAGCTTGTGTCCCTTGACCGCGATTTCCTTGAGCTCCAGGGCGGAGAACAAGGACGCCTCGGCCGAAGAGAAGGAAACGGCGGGGAAAACTGCGAGAAGAAACAGCGCTGTAATAAGCAGTATTTTCCTCATGAAAACACCTCCCTAAAAAATGTAATCTCTTTCTTTATTTTCCGTTCAGTTCCGGAAAAAGGAAAGGGGAAAATGCCTGTTTCCCTCCTGGAGAAAAGCAGGCATTTTCTCCATTTACGGAGAAGTGCTGAGGGGCGGGAAGAAGAGAAGTGCTACAATAAAAATTAGCATACTATGCGATTTCCTATGGGAAATCTTCGGAAATGCGTAGAGGAGGTTCGCCCGATATGGTTGGATACGATGAAAACGGCTTTTCCCCAAGCGGAGAGGACAGTGGAAGAAAATGCCCCGAGTGCGGCGAAGAGGTGAACGGAAAATTCCGGTTCTGCCCGGCATGCGGAACGGCAATTCCTGTTCCTGAAGTTCCGGCCCAGGAGCCTCTTCATCCCAGCACGGCGGTACCTCGTCAGGAACCGCCTTCCAGGGGGCAGTCCATTCCGCGCCGCGGCGCCAGGTTTGCCGTCAATGGAAACGAGCCGGAGCCGGGAAGACGGTTCAGGCCCAACGCTGACAGAACGGAGGCGAGTTTCCGGGAGTTTAACGCCGTGGCCCGGCCGAGGCGGCGAAGGGGCAACCGAAAGAGTACCCTTCCTCTTATCTTTGCCCTTCTTTTATTTTTGGCTTCCATCGGCGGAGGGGTGTACTGGTTCCTCCGACAGGGGGAAGATTTGCCCCTGGATGCCGTGGAGTGGGAGCCGGAGAAAACTTCCTCTGCACCTGGTCCGGCCCCGGAGGAGCCGTCACCTGCCGGTACCCGGACGGCTGAAAATCCCGAGGGGACTGCAGAAGTCCCGGGAGAGACAGTGCAGCCGGCCGGCCCTACGGCTTCTACTCCTGTGCCTTTTGCGTCCGCCGTTCCCGGTGAAATTCCCGAGGTCACCCTACCGACCCGGGGAATCGTCATCGGTTCCAGCGTCAATCTACGCACTTCTCACACCATTGAAAGTCCCGTGGCGGGAAGAGTCTCTGCCGGAAACAGGCTCGAGGTTCTCGAATCCTGGACTCCTGACGACAGTGCCGAAGCAGTTACCCTCTCGGACGTCGAGTTGACCGCGCCGGACGGAAAGAAAGTCAAGGTTGCACGCGGGAGGGGCGTTACGGTGACCGGTCTTCCCGACGCTTCGGGGATGGTGAAAGTGATCCTGCCCGAGGACAGGAACAAGGTGGTATACAGTGTATCATCCTCGTCTTTGAGTGATCCCCAGGCATGGCCCTGGTATAGGGTGAAGCCCCAGGGAGGCGGAAAGGAAGGCTGGATCTTCGGCAAATTCCTGACCGTGCTGGATACCCGTGAAGAATCGCTGTCCGTGCTGTATCTCGAAAGGGTCCTTACTTCCTACGGCACCACGAAGGAGCAGATCCAGGAGGTGCTGGGAAAACCTCAGAAAACCTCGGCCCGCAAGGTAAAGACTTCCGAGGGGGAGGGTACCGAGACCACCCTCACGTTCAGCGGCGGAACCTTTGTTGTCTATGAGGGACCGGGCGGCCCTGAAGTGAAGAAAATAATCCTCACATCGGCGAAGTATCCCCTTGACGGGGGCCTTGCCGTTGGAATGGAGAGACGGCAGGTCCTTTCTCTCCTGGGCCACCCGAACGATCTTGTAAAGGGAGAGGAAATCTACAGGGCCAGCAAGACCACAGGCATCAGGATAAAATACGGAAACTACAGGGTGAAATCAGTGACCGCCGGGGTGCTCAATTGACAGACCTTTCGACTATGTCGGTCCCGCCCGTTCCCGGAACTTCCTTCTTCCCCGTGAGCAGGGAAGAAATGGAGGCAAGAGGTTGGGCGGGGCTCGATTTTCTTCTGATCAGCGGAGATGCCTACGTGGATCATCCGAGCTTCGGACCGGCTGTCATCGCCAGGGTTCTCGAAAGCAGAGGGTTCAGGGTGGGCATTCTCCCCCAGCCGGACTGGAGGAGCAGGGAACCCTTCCTCGCCATGGGGCGTCCCAGGCTCGCCGCCCTAGTGACAGCGGGGAACCTTGATTCCATGCTCAATAGGCTTACCGCTTCGAAAAAAAGCAGGAGCCGGGACAGCTATTCTCCGGGAGGAAAGGCAGGCCTGCGTCCCGACAGGGCGACCATCGTCTACGGCAGCCGGGTACGGGAATGCTGGAAGGATATCCCGCTGATCATCGGCGGTGTAG is a genomic window containing:
- the rplJ gene encoding 50S ribosomal protein L10, whose product is MPAQVKFEQVEELRERLSKTQAVFVAEYRGMTVAQITALRAQVRAAGGEMKVAKNTLMKIAMEQEGLTAFPDEMAYGPNVFALAYGDPVAVAKALRDFSKERTNKSFVLKGGALGHSILGADQVSALADLPSKDVLIGQVVRTIAAPISGFLSVLNGPIRGLATCLNQIKEKKEQAA
- the rplL gene encoding 50S ribosomal protein L7/L12; amino-acid sequence: MTRDEMIQAIETMTVLELSELVKALEDKFGVSASAPAMAMPMMAMPGAPAAAVEEEKTEFDVVYKAPGANKINVIKVVRELTGLGLKEAKELVDNPPKAVKEGVSKEEAEEVKKKLVEAGAEVEVK
- a CDS encoding amidohydrolase family protein, whose translation is MIVDCHVHVYPPEVIRDAKKIARTEEHFALLIGGKVHKWAAAEDVVEQMDRDGVDVSWIFGFAFKDPGLCALCNDYVIEAVRKFPARFRGLAVVPPMARGSDREILRCREAGLVGIGEIFPQGQNLDIADIRQTWRLAGAAHELDMFLMFHSAEPVGHDYAGKGNVGPREAAEFCVHHPETRVIFAHFGGGLWMYELMPEMKLYLSNARYDSAAWPWLYEPAVLSSMAASGVDDKILYGSDFPILSFPRYKKLLDASGVSDEASAQFLSGNALSFLGENRR
- a CDS encoding MarR family transcriptional regulator codes for the protein MERIGDRLRHLTESQGIEGKSGALTKVRCRTNIIAMDNIQQIIRRIGGIHDSIHRFISGYIEECEKECLVPSHGELLTALFSGREFTMGDIAREIGKTKPTVTVLVEKLVRCGYVTRERDARDGRVSYIRLTEKGWGLKPVLEDILSSLEKRFFSGFTVQEKDSLENMLLRIEENSKEEKRV
- a CDS encoding nitroreductase family protein translates to MKDFFAAVKDRRTYYGISKASPVSDDRIKEIIRFAVKHVPSAFNSQSGRAVLLLGKSHDDFWSMVKESLRKIVPADKFAPTEEKIDGFGNGYGTVLFFEDTGPVKNLQEQFPVYAANFPVWSDHASGMLQYIVWAGLESEGFGASLQHYAPVVEEDVRKKWDIPAEWRLIAQMPFGVPVADPGEKEFLPLDDRVWIRE
- a CDS encoding cation diffusion facilitator family transporter, whose product is MERNDEARRITFLGLVINLFLTAGKYFAGYFGRSSAMIADATHSLSDLLTDLIVYFGLSAAGKPADSHHPYGHGKIEAVLSAVCGISLLLAAGGIFFSGAARIWSFLVRGAEMPGPGMIALAAAAVSVLLKEWLFRYTIEGGRRLQSSALIAKAWDHRSDALSSVGTLVGIAGAFFGGERWRVLDPLAALVVSVFIVTAALPILRDSLDELIEAALPGELEKELQSAIVSVPEVRSFHKLKTRRIGSSIAVDVHIQMNGALSLSEAHEISRRVEHEIWEIFGHDAHISLHMEPASQAAGR
- a CDS encoding glutamine--tRNA ligase/YqeY domain fusion protein — translated: METQSAKGPHFIEQIILDDLKNGVVKEIRTRFPPEPNGYLHIGHAKSICLNFGLAEQFGGTCNLRFDDTNPAKEETEYVESIMRDVQWLGFRWHKLCFASDYFHRFHEWALELIRTGKAYVDHQSADEIRETRGTLTAPGKESPYRNRTVDENLALFESMRRGDFEDGTCVLRAKIDMGHPNLNMRDPVLYRILHRRHFRSGDEWCIYPMYDFAHGYEDAIEGVTHSICTLEFEDHRPLYEWLLDNVSVPCKPRQFEFARLNLTYTVMSKRLLLTLVNEKIVSGWDDPRMPTISGIRRRGYTPSALRRFCQEIGVSKSNSMVDIEFLQYIIREELNLEARRAMAVLNPLKVVIENYPEGQTEMLEAENNPEKPEDGTRQIPFSREIFIERDDFMENPPKKFFRLSPGMEVRLKHAYLVTCTGVIKKADGEIVELRCTYDPRSRGGEAPDGRRVKGTLHWVSVPHAVKAEVRLYDNLFTLRDMSAMEEGKTFRDYLNPDSLKVLENCFVEPGPAKAGPLETFQFLRQGYFCVDPDSTPERPVFNRTVALKDSWAKLVRKEQAE
- a CDS encoding zinc-ribbon domain-containing protein, whose amino-acid sequence is MVGYDENGFSPSGEDSGRKCPECGEEVNGKFRFCPACGTAIPVPEVPAQEPLHPSTAVPRQEPPSRGQSIPRRGARFAVNGNEPEPGRRFRPNADRTEASFREFNAVARPRRRRGNRKSTLPLIFALLLFLASIGGGVYWFLRQGEDLPLDAVEWEPEKTSSAPGPAPEEPSPAGTRTAENPEGTAEVPGETVQPAGPTASTPVPFASAVPGEIPEVTLPTRGIVIGSSVNLRTSHTIESPVAGRVSAGNRLEVLESWTPDDSAEAVTLSDVELTAPDGKKVKVARGRGVTVTGLPDASGMVKVILPEDRNKVVYSVSSSSLSDPQAWPWYRVKPQGGGKEGWIFGKFLTVLDTREESLSVLYLERVLTSYGTTKEQIQEVLGKPQKTSARKVKTSEGEGTETTLTFSGGTFVVYEGPGGPEVKKIILTSAKYPLDGGLAVGMERRQVLSLLGHPNDLVKGEEIYRASKTTGIRIKYGNYRVKSVTAGVLN